A window of bacterium genomic DNA:
GAACGCCGTTTTCATTCCTTGCCATTTACCGGAAATCGTCCGCTCACGCGATACATTCGCCATAACCCAGAGATTCTCTAAAGGAGACCGCATGCCTACGAAGATTGCACCGTTCCGCGCTGTCATTTACAACACGAACAAAGTGGGCGATCTTGCCAAAGTTGTCACCCAGCCTTACGATAAAATCGGACCCGACCTCCGCGCCGAGTACTGTAATCGTTCCCCGTACAACCTTGCCCGTGTCATCAAGCCGGTCAACGATCCCGCGCTTCCGCCGGACAACGGTTATAAAACCGCCGGCGACTTATTCAAGAAATGGTTCGACGAAGGGGTATTGATTCGTCGTCCGCAACCGGCGCTTTACGCATACGATCAAGAATATGACGTCGATGGAACAACCTATGTGCGGCACGGCTTTGTCGGTCTGCTCGACCTCGACGCTGGGAAAGATTTGGTGAAGGCACACGAAAAGACACTTGCCGGGCCGAAAGCCGACCGGTTGAAGCTGATGCGCGCCGACGAAGCAAACGAAGGGCATATCTTCATGCTCTATAGCGATCCGACGCTTACGATCTCGGATTTTGTAGCAAAGGGTCGCACCGGCACTCCGCTGCTGGAAACCAAAGACGATTTCGGTTGTACCCACCGGGTTTGGGAAATCACTGATAGTGCGATTCTCAGCGGTATTGCGAAGGGAATCGAAGACAAATTGCTCTTTATCGCTGATGGTCATCACCGCTTTGAGACGGCGCAGAATTACCTCGCGGAATGCAAGGAAAAAGGTTGGAAACCGTTGGGCGTGGAATCGTTTACCCATCGGATGATGACGTTTATCAACCTCGACGAACCGGGTCTCACGATTTTACCGACTCACCGGATGGTACGCGATCTCCCGACCTTCGATGGCAATGCGTTCCTCGAAAAAGCCAAAGCATGGTTCGACGTCAAGTCGTTCACCGACCGCACCGCATTGCTGGAAGCCATGAAACTGCCTGGCCACCATTTCGGACTTTCCGCTAACGATATCGACGGTTATACGATACTCACGCTGCGCGACGAAAAAGTTATGGACGAGTTGGGACCGAAAGAGCAATCGAAAGCCTGGAAGCGGT
This region includes:
- a CDS encoding DUF1015 domain-containing protein, coding for MPTKIAPFRAVIYNTNKVGDLAKVVTQPYDKIGPDLRAEYCNRSPYNLARVIKPVNDPALPPDNGYKTAGDLFKKWFDEGVLIRRPQPALYAYDQEYDVDGTTYVRHGFVGLLDLDAGKDLVKAHEKTLAGPKADRLKLMRADEANEGHIFMLYSDPTLTISDFVAKGRTGTPLLETKDDFGCTHRVWEITDSAILSGIAKGIEDKLLFIADGHHRFETAQNYLAECKEKGWKPLGVESFTHRMMTFINLDEPGLTILPTHRMVRDLPTFDGNAFLEKAKAWFDVKSFTDRTALLEAMKLPGHHFGLSANDIDGYTILTLRDEKVMDELGPKEQSKAWKRLDVTILHTLLLDKLLGIDSAKLESQAHVDYARDPNGALDKRENGKYQAVFLINPTGVKEVKEVAEQGEKMPQKSTDFYPKLLSGLIMMKMEIQK